The Rosa rugosa chromosome 3, drRosRugo1.1, whole genome shotgun sequence sequence ATGGTTCGTCTCGTGGAGTTTCGAGTAGGGTTGAGCAAACTGTGGGTTCCGATATGCCTGAGGTGGAGAATGTCGAGGTATTGGAGATTCCTCACTTGCCACTGGGGCGGTTACTCCTTGGCGAGATGCCCATTGATCAGCCCGGTCCGAGGTCCGAGGTTCgaaccctccttctagcgccaaatgtTTCAGCTGTCTCGAGAGGGGTCTGGTCCAGCTAAACACGGGATGTCGCGGTTTGCTACTATCGCTATCGGTCTCGTttatctgcaaaacagacgaatgtcagagggaagaccgggtgtgccggccttcaacgctccgatgcctaagtcaatatcgttataagataatgataatagaaagcgatagtaaacagttacctctttgggttgttggagatgcccttattGTAGCAGATTTGTGGGAGTCTGGCTCcgtttctttcggtgtgggaAGCTCAGGATCTCGATATCGCCCCATGGGGTATCGGGATGGCCAGCTGGGGGCTTTACTTACTTCTTATATTGGCGATACGAGTTTTGTGCTTCCAATACTTGTGCCTAGGACGTATGTGCATACCAACAATTCCTTTGATCatctctctcaatctcttatTCTCTAACCTTTAATACTACCATATTAAACTAGCACTGGTGATTGCGCCATCAAATAAGGGAATCACTTTGAATCtatgtagattttgatttttgaatatTAGTTTTGGATTTTTATTATTGAATTTTTAATTTAGATTTTGTTCTTTAATAGAATTTTTATTAGGGtctttgacccaaagcaccaaaatcaaccaaaattatctcacttactccagcaacaaatttttgttctcacatacacaatttaacaacaaataactattttaccctcaactATTTTGGGTGAAAATATAACCATCAAAATTTCATAGAATTCCCACTCCAAGAATTAATTGGCTAACCCCATATCTTTCATATCAGAACTAGAATTTCACGTCTTCTTTATGGATTTAATGATGTCTTTGTTGGTTCCCATTATTAGCATGTCATCCACATATGGACACACAATCACATAAGTATTTTTGATTTGCTTAAAGTTGTCACATTCATTTATGGAAAAACCATAAGACATCATTGTATTATCGAATTTCTCATGTCATTGTTTTGGGGCTTGTTTAAGTCCATACAAGTTTGCAGACTTTCTTCTCTTGACCTTTGACTATGAACCCTTCAGGTTGTTCCATATAAATTTCTTCCTCTAAAAATGCTGTTTTGACATCCACCATTTAAAAATGCcgttttgacatccatttgatgtatTTCTAGATTATATATAGCAACAATTGCTATTAACATTCAAATGGAAGTAATTCTAGTGATAGGAGAGTAAGTATCAAAGAACTCAAGACCTTCTTTTTGACGATACCCTTTTGCTACTAACTGAGCCTTATATTTGTGAATGGTACCATCTGGTCTTAGTTTCTTTTTGAATATCCATTTGTATCTAATTGGTTTATTTCCAGGTGGTAAATCAACCAATTTCCATGTATTGTTATTCTTAATGGATTCTACTTCACTTTGAATTGCCTCCTTCTAATAAGGTGCTTCTGATGACTCAATTGCAGCCTTGTATGTTTGAGGTTCTTCTTCAGTTATAAAGGTCATAAAGTCTGGTCCAAAATCTTTTGCAACCTTTGCTCTTTTACTTCTTCGTGGTTCCAAATCTTGATCATGAACCTTAGAAGTACATGcatcattttcattattttcgACAAGTATTCTTGCATCTTCATGTACTCGTTTTCTGCTAGTACATGATCTATCTTTGAATGGAAATATATCCTCAAAGAATTCAGCCTCAGCAGACTCAATGATAGTGTTTACTTGTATTTCTACATTTTCAGATTTGTGAACCAAAAACCGATATGCATCACTATTATTTGCATGACCAATAAACACGCAATCCACCGTTTTTGGTCCAAGCTTTTGCCTATTTGGAAGAGGAATTTGAACCTTTGCAAGACAACCCCACACTTTCATAGTTTTATATGTAGGCAATCTTCCTTTCCAGATTTCATAGGGAGATTGTTCACTCTTTTTATAAGGAATTCTATTAACAATTGTGTTTGCAGCAAGGAGTGCTTCACCCCACAGATTGTGTGGTGCACCTGAACTGTTCAACATGGAATTAATCATATCCTTCAATGTTCTATTTTTACGTTCAGCAACCCATTTTTCATTGAGGTATAATGTGCAGTTGTTTGATGCACAATTCCATGTGTAGAACAAAATTCAAAAAACTCATTAGATTCATATTCACCACCTCGCTCTGATCTTAGAATTTTGATTCTCTTGTCTAATTGATTTTCAACTTCTACTTTGTATATCTTGAACATATTCAAAGCTTCATCTTGCTATTTATCAAATAGACACAGCAAAACTTGCTGCAATCATCAATGAATGATATTTAGTAATTCTTTCCTCCACGAGTTGGAGTTGATTTAAAATCACAAAGGTCACTATGAATCAATCCAAGTACTTCATTGGATTTTTCAATAGATTTATAAGAGTGTCTTGCATACTTTGATTCAATGCAGATCTCACATTTATGTTTATCACTATCATTAGGATTGCACTTAGAAAACAGTCCCAAATTCACCATTCTTTTCAATAAGCGATGATTAACATGGCCTAGTCTAGCATGCCATAAATTAAAGGAGTCAAGTAAGTAGATATAAGCAGTGCTATTGCCTGCACTATTATTATTAATAGTAGGTAGTACATTAACTTTGAAGAGCCCCCTCATAAGGTAGCCCCTTCCTACATACATCCCACCCTTGGTGAGTACAAACTTATCAAATTCAAATACTAACTTCAAGCCTTTGTTGCTAAGAAGGGAACCAGAAATTATATTCTTTCGAATCTCAGGAACATGCAGCACATTAGTGAGTGTGAGTTCTTTTCCGGAAGTGAGTTTGGGAACCACATTTCCCTTTCCTTCAATAGCAGTAGTACTAGCATTCCCATGTACAGATTCTCTCCACCTGATACTTGTTCATATATAGCAAACATGTTCTTCTCAGCACACACATGCCTTGTTGAACCTATGTCAACCCACCATTCATTAGTATTAGTCATTAGTTTGACCTCagacacaacaacaacaaactgATCTTCTGTCATATTTGCTTGGTTAGAAGTTCTAGAATTCCCTTCCTTCTTGTGGCGTCAGTCCTTGGCTCTATGACCAGGCTTCCCACACACCAAGCAGCCACCTTGAATTTTCTTCTTGAAAGTATTAGCCTTTAAGGCAGTGAATGCTCTTTTGGCAGCAACCTTCCCCTTCTTCTTTTGATTGTGAGGGAACTTAGACTTGGAGGTGCTGCCTTCAACTACATTGGTTTTTGCTTCCATAAAAGTCATATCATATTTCTCATTCTTGCAGTGATCCTCTTCCACATGAAGTTTGAGAATAAGCTCATCAAGGTTCATATCTTCAGTTAGGTGCTTAAGATATATTTTGAAATCTTTCCAAGAAGGGGGTAATTTTTCAATGATTGAACCAACAAGAAAAGTCTCGTTCAGGCCCATACCTTCATCATCTAACTCATGAACAATGATCTGGAGTTCCTCCACTTGCTTCACAACAGAGTTGGTGTCGTTCATCTTAAAGTTCAGGAACCTGCCAATGATGAACTTCTTGGCACTTGCAACCTTAGATTCGTACTTCTTATCGAGGGATTCCCACAACTCCTTAGCCGTCTTGAATGATGAATAGACATCATACAAAGAAATCACCTAAGACATTCATAATGTAATTCTTGCATAGGAACTCGCTTTGATTCCATGCTTCAATGGCCTTAAGAGTTACAGCAGGGATGTCTCCCTCTTTTGCAACCTTAGATTCGTACTTCTTATCGAGGGATTCCCACAACTCCTTAGCCGTCTTGAATGATGAATAGACATCATACAAAGAATCACCTAAGACATTCATAATGTAATTCTTGCTTAGGAACTCGCTTTGATTAAGTTTTGGCCTTGGGTTTGCCTCCACCCATTGGGCCTTTCCACTCTCTCTTAACAAGTGTTCAAAGGGAACATTTATCAGGACAAGTTCCTTAAAccttttcttagatgtgggagggactcctacattctccaacacTATTTTGGGCTTGCTTTTGTTTCCAAGGATTTGCTCGCATCTCTTTCCCGTTAGGGGATTCTAATGGTGGCCCAATAGTTCCTTTATAACCATGTTTGTAGTAAAATTAGATTTTTGGGGCCAAATATAAGGGAATACACCTGCACAAATCTACTCCTTCAGGAAAAATGTGACGTGGATGAAGCACAACCAAGTGTCAAGATTACTTGACCAGATCATATAAAccaaatttctcaaaaaaagcTGAAACTAACGATTGTTTGTAGATAACGATCGGTTAAAAAGTAAAAGAATAAGtcaatgagaaaaaaaaaagcgaggggCATCCTAGACATACCCCACATATCTCAAATTGTATAAGATAATGAACCGTAATTGACTATTTTCCTTAGAATGAACTGGAAGTTAAGAAGaacagaaaattacatagtagcacatgaccaaagatgtaaacacagaaaacctactttcaaaaagatttatacaaatcaggacatgagcccaggcccaaaagccaAATGATGCAACTCTGACTCCCAATTTTAAtggaaaatgaccaaaatgtttagtttgatgaaatatttacgtGTATGCCACTGACCAaaatctctctttttctctccgcCGTTTTACCCGTTCGCATCCTAATCCAAGTCCGACCCAACTCGCCTTTGCAAAATGGACGGAACCGCTGCTGCTCTTATTTTTCAGAGGTGTGTGCACTCCCcgcagtgagagagagagagagggagagccaCGATGGACTCCGACGAGAGCAAATGAGAGAGGTCCAGGCCTCTTCGACGACGCTAAGTTGTCGTTGCAGCTCCGGGAGAGAGGTCACTTCAGTTCGACGAGGTACTTCGTCGAGGAGGTCATCATCGGCTTCGATGAGACCGATCTCCACCGCTCTTGGGTTAGCATGTGTTAATTGCTTAATCATTTGTTTTAGTTGGATTGCCGAGGTGTTGGTTGATTTCTTAGTTGGATCTGATTTTATTTGCAGGCAAGGTATTTGTTTTGGGATGAATCTAAGGTTCAGGAGCTGAGAAAATCAAGATccaatttttaatttaatttcatgCTAATTTTGGCAAGATGGTTTGTGGGTATTCacgaaagaagagaagaagattgGGGTTGTTGCTCAATTTGCTATCAAACTTTTCTGAGATGTAAATCAAATTTGCTATCCAATCATTCTGTGATCTTCAAGTTTCTGGAAGTCCTCTAGGAAACAAGAATGAAAATGAAGGTGGCAAATGCAAAGGAAAGAGGTAGGTTGGGAGAGATGGTGgagagagtgatgatgatgggaCCCATATGTCTGCTAGTGATTCATATCTTTCAAGCATTTGTTTCTCTGTTTGCGGtggtaaaagaaaaagaacaaaaagactaatttttttaattttttttaattttttttttatgaggaaAATGATTGTAGTGATAGAGGGAATCATATAGTAGGAtaggacgagtgcagtagcaggattaggcaatgACCAGTagagtagcagaacacgagtacaagtgcagtagcataactggacgagtatgagtgcagctagtgcagtagcaggattggacaattgcagtagcaggattaggcgatgacgagtgcagtagcagaacacgagtacgagggcagtagcagaactggacgagtgcagtaacaGAACTGAACGAgcatgagtgcagcgagtgcagtagcaggattggacgagtgcagtagcaggattaggcgatgatgagtgcagtagcagaacacgagtacgaggGCAGTAGCATAACTGGAGGAGCATGAGGGCAGTAGtaggattggacgagtacagtagcaggattaggcgatgacgagtgcagtagcaaaacacaagtatgagtgcagtagcaggattggacgagtgcagtagcaggattaggcgatgacgagtgcagtagcagaacacgagtatgagtgcagtagcgggattggacgagtgcagtagcaggattaggcgatgacgagtgcagtagcagaacacgagtacaagtgcagtagcaaaactggacaagtatgagtgcagtagcgggattggacgagtgcagtagcaggattggacgatgagatgagagtagtagaagaaaaaaaaaaagtaatataaacggattattctaaaaaaaaagtaacataaacgaATTAGTCTCGgggaaaaaaaagtaacataaatggattattctcagtaaaaaaaaaagtaacatagattattctcaaaaaaaaaaaaaaaaaagtaacataagggGATTATAAgttaaaagaagtagttaagggtaaaaaagtaaattaactcatgacatgtggcaagtggagagcagattgtccttatttgtaaagATTTAATcattataaagggattagaagtcaaaaaaagtagttaaggataaaaaagtaaattaactcatgacatgtggcaagtggagagtacattgtccttatttgtaagatttattccttatatgtttaattcaatctttagatgatgtatttgttaagtcatcttttgtcaataacttatatgtaatttgttataagAAGAAAGGGTGAAGTTTTGCCACCATGGCCTAAATATTAGCCACCCACCGCCTACTGTAAGAGATCTCATCGGCGAAGACCTGACTGAACTTACCTAGCTTATAAGTTAAGACATCGACCTCCCGAATCTTTAAGCAGTGAAAGGATCGAGATCATGGATTAAGATGTTGGGGTGAACCTCATATCTTACCCTCGTATTAATGAATTATCTCTGAGATTGTATAACATGTCCAGTACTCACCGAAAAACACTGATATATCTCCgttgagggactgaactgatgaaacCCTAAAAGTAGTATTAATGAATTATCTCTGAAATTGTATAACATGTCCAGTAGTCATCGAAAAACAAACACTTATATTTCTCCGTCGatggactgaactgatgaaacCCTAAAAGTACAAGGTAGAAAACAAAATTTAGTCCTTTTTCCTTTCATCTTTCCTTTTCTCAATCTATCGAGGATGGGTCCTTAGGCATTTGCTCTACTTAAATAGGACTGAACTTACACATGCAAGTTTTCTTTTTGACCAATTCAAGCATTGTCGTTTGATACCTTTCAATTCTAGGTCCTATACTAATTACTTAGAAACGCTTGCAAATGCTTTTTCTTTCTATCATGTCCATTTAAGCTAATTTTGACTATAGGGTTCAATCCATGCCATGTGATATCCACTGCATCTCTATGACAATAGAAACATAACCACTGGTAGTGTTTATGCAAGGAATTACCTAATTTTGACAGTATTTATACCACATTCGATTTTTGTTCTGCTGCGACTACAATCATTTGCTATTGTTTGATTTGTAGCAATTTAGATGCGACAGGGTACAAAAATGGTCTTCAGAACtgtgctcttcttcttcttcgccaTTCTCTTAGTTACTACAAGGGTAACTCATACATTAGTTATTTTCATGTGTGTACACAAAGGGACACGTACATGCACTTTCTCTTTAGTACTTTCACTTTCATATATTCAATAATATATGCCATCCTTGTCTCTGTAGGTTTCAGCTGATGAGTTTGAGAACGAAAAGGCCAAGAAGCCGAAGGTACATTTTTATATATATGGTTGTATATAACTTTAAATTAGGGATGGTGATACTACACGAACTTTAAAACATCTATGTGTGTGATTTCAGACACCAACTCCCAGCGTCTTACACACTCTACCACTTCCCGTAGATAAGGTTAGTGTCTACTACATTACTATATAAGACATGTATTCATGTACACATATATTCTAATCGATTGACGATTGTTGCTAATGCCATTGTTTTATTGTTGTTGTTCTCATATTCTTATTATTACTAATTTCAATtaattccatatatatatatatatatatatatatatatatatatatatatatatatatatatatatatcttggtcaGTTGGAGTTCAttgatttcattttctttataGGTTTACGGTGACCAGAAATACCTAGGGTCGTTGATCAATTTGTTGAGGCAAGCGGCCATGCAAGCGGCCAAACAAGAAGCCAAAGAAGCGGCCAAAGAGGCAGGCAAAGAAGTGGGGGTACGGATTTACTTAGTATTGAATTCTCTTTATCATAAGGatattgctgtaaatataggaaattttgctttctctctcatcactatctctattttagggataattatagagaatctgttggagcaaaacaaccaaatttttccctaaaatggagaaaaatcaagatatggggaagctgttggagttgctctaaattCTTCTTTGTTCTATTgttctttagttttttttttctcccataATCAACTCTCATAACGATCTCTAGTATTTGAATTTGTGGATACAAAGGCTAAATTCATTTTTGATGATACAATTAAATTGGTGGAATTAAATGTGGTTTAACATTATATACTACATTCTGCTTTCAGAAAGATGTAATGGACACCATCAGCGGCGGTGACGCTCATAGTCCATAACTCCATGTCTCCATCGCTTGAACCTAGTCTCCACAACTAATAAGAGCATCGTGAATCAAATAATAAGATTGAGAATAATTAAGTCATTGCAAATTATTGTAGTAAATGTTATGTAGCTTAATATTACTGTTTAATTAGTATAATAGATTTTACATATGcttgcttgttttttttttttaataaatatataaaattattaTATATTGAGGACTCATAGAAGTGTGTCGTTTTGGTACTGTTTATGAAATACAATATTTGGCTAACCTTTTtctataaaatatatatatatataaaactaaggggggtgtattgtatatgaaattagtggaacttttaaagaaatctatggaatttaaaagtctgggtgtattcaatatagacttttagaaGTCCATGAAAGTTTTGAgctattcaattaggatttttaaagacttcatgaattccaccaaaatctaggggtattcaattaggacttttaaaaatgaataaaagtacagaggtattcaaaatatcattcatacttatggaattagaaaatcatggataatcatggactttgtagtgttaactatacatatcaaactccaataattttctagcctccagaccaaagatttgaaaaaatctatcaaagttctctctgcaaaaaaaaaaaatatatatctatcaaagttcttctctctgcGCACGAAGATGTTGGTCCTTCATCgtctctctttcttgatttttttgtcttttctctaatcttttatgctatcaacgttttttgatacccaacatgttcattgtagttgttgaatgtgattttttttgtcttttaattgtgatacttcgaactctaatagcaataaaaatgatttatgaaaccctaaaacccaaatattgtggtctacccctaaaaTCTTGAACAGTACGTGTTGCTATGACATACTAAATTCTATattattaattattctcatcgatttgaatttatattatggttcaaagaaaagttaaacaattgaatttcaattgattgattatagatcaagacattgaccaatattgttatgatatatgttaatcggcgaaattaatcataaacatcaaatgatctatattgtatttttatgttgttgggagattaggaatgagaaaaaactagctagacagagtaacaatcattcatttgagtcaatttctattcgAAAATACTTGAACATTGAAGAGGTaacgagttattatcttgttttgtgtttgggctgcatttgttttgttttttgtttttatattttgtatatgctaggaaatctgtagaagtcattcataataaagtatatagcttttcatgaatcaataaaagtctgttgctaaaatcaatgattTTAGGAAATCAATAACAATCAATCAACTTTTTAAAgtgtctgtggacttttcaaaaagtctgtcatttaaaaaaagtctgcacaaatccaaatacaatacacccccgtAAGTAATACTAACTCATAGATATTACAAGAAAAGTTACACGGCCAAccctattttattaataataagatGGACAAATGTACACAATAATAAGATTCAAGCTCTAACCCCTGTAAAAAAAATGAACGAGAAGCAAGTagaaaatttggtttttttttttttttttgggggggggggggagaccATTCCATTGACAAGAGGTGCGCGTTGCATTCAAGATAGAGAACATGCATGACTACCTGCATGACATGTTGTAACCGCTGCAAATGTGTGCCACCTAGCCGGGAAAGATGTGGCAAGTGCTACACTGAACCACCCACGGCAACAGATCCAATTGCCCTAAAAAgtctaatttctttttctcttattGTTGGGATCCTATAATGTGTAATAGTAAACATTTTCACCGTCTTTATTGGACTTAATTTGTCTACtctataaataaaaaatatgccACGCCCTAATCTCTCTTTAGCGACATTCCTCTTCGTGCTCACTTTGAAACTTCAAGACGTTTTCATCCAGTCTTAACAAGGATTGATGAACCTCTCTGCCTTTTATCCATCTTTTCCTCTATTTGAACAAATTGGCTTGAAAATCTAGTAACTTCATATCGCAACTTTTCGAGTTAGGTTTACTAGGTTCAACAAAGATTTCTGTTGGGTTTGGAGAATGATTCGTCGTTGTCTTGTCTTGGGTCTTGATCTGACTACTTTGCATCgttctggattttttttttcctatgtttGGGTCACATCTTCtccatgttcttgttcttcttgttcGTTTTCTAATTCGGTTTGGTTGAGGGATATGAATGTTGAATTTAATGATCGAGGCCCCAGTATAGTCTCGTCCAAAGGAGGTGGTGCAAGTGAATCATTATAACTGACTTACTTTGTTTGGAACTTTGGACGGATAACAACTTGTCAGCACAAGATAACGGTTTGACTGTAAGACTTTGTCAAGGTGCAAATTTGTGCAGGTGTAGTCGAACTGCTCCCAAATCTAAGTGCTCATAGTAGTATTACTTTCAGTGTTCTACTGGGTTAAATAGGTCAAGCCGAGCCTGCTCTCCACCAAACTCTAAGGTTGTTAGCGTATTGAAGAGCCAAATCGTATTCTAAAGTTGTTGGTCAGTGTCGGCCCCCCTCTCGTGATATTTGaaaatagggtttttgtccatttactccatttctagggattttttcccccttaccctattaagtttttttaattctcccttACCCAAAatactctaaggaagtcttctctaataccccattaagttttttgttttttgtttatttttaaggctattttaccctcacccctttgttacttagagagagagagagaaatcataaGAGACTTCACCGGAGCTCGGAATCCAGCCAActtttgccggattccggtcaccgtccgccgcccaccggacttttcttaaaacctcgccggaggttgtcGAAGATCTCATAGATCgccggaaatgtttattgcccccaataatctattgctccccaatagaggggcaatagactatctattcccccccccaatagacgtctattgctcctcaatagaactttcagtcaTCGGAATTGGAactaatcttcttaaaattagacaaataaaactttgattaaagaaaaaaaaaacgaggagattacatcaattcaaaacgtctattgccccctaatagacattcaaaactttttttttgtccttttgtcccattacttaaaaaaaaaaaatatctgatttaggcacccagaaaatactttgggcacccaagtcAGCCGGACCAGAAAATCACCGGATCGAATCACCTCCGAAGCTCGCCGCCGACCTCTCTCACCTCTCCAAACCTCCAGTCCTCATCGGAGTCGCGAAGAGCCGCACTGCAGGCTAAGCAAGGGAGCGGGCGAGCGGCGCGGGTTCTAGGGAAGAAGGTCGATTCGAGCTGATGGTTGCAGGGCATACACCAGCGTGGAGCTGGTGACGTTGGAGTAGTCTAGAAACGAACGAAGCAGCCTGAATTCGATTCGATTTGAGCTTATGGTTGCAGCGAATAAGCCAACGTGGAGCTGGTGAGGTTGCCAAAATTTTATTCGAAGCATCATGAAGTCTTCGTCGTGATGAGCCGGAGATTTGGGAAGCTGGAATTCAGTCTGGCTCGACTCCGACGAGGAGGGAacgacggagagagagagagagagacagagagaaagaTGAGAGTGACACAAAATGTAATTTACTAATTAAATTAAGTGTaaaagtgagaataaaaatttgttgctagGGTAAGTGAGACAATTTTAGCTgattttagtgctttgggtcaaaGACCCTTGAAAATAAGACGGTAACTAATTAATTGTTGGTTACGCAAATAATTTTTCCAAGCACGAGGAATGTTTTTTATTTAGACCCAAATCCTAATAGTTTGCAACGATACCGAAACTAGATCTCCAAGACCTTCATatagaacaacaacaacaaaaacacaATTGAAATTCCGAGAAACACAGTTAAAAAGCGGCGGAGACAAAGCTCCCTAATTTGAACACCACCATAAGAGCCACAAGTCCACCCACGGTGCCCCGAAAAACCGTCGTCAAGAGTCATATTTGTGTAATTGGCATTTCCTAGCTAAACAATCAAGAGTCATATGTATTGTAATAGTCCTTAATTGTGGAACTCAGAAGCTCGGATCACATACAAGACTCGCTACTCAACTCATCTCAGCATCTTCAAATGGTAAGTCTGCATTCATGTGTGTTTTGTTACTTTTTGGAGTGAACAAGTTCTTCTATCCTAGATTAGGATAGCATAGTTTTCTGTTTGCTGAGTCAGACGTGCTTCTTAGTGTAATGAATGGGCTTGCTATGAGATAGTGTTTATTATCCATGCTCATTAATAACGTTTTTAAAAGCCTATGCACAACAGAAACCCTAGCGTAGCTCCAGTGTCTCATAAGTATAAATCCATGTTTATTGAGCATGCTAGGGTTACGGCTTCTTTTTCATAGAACCTTGAGCCTAAAAAGTTTTTCGATAATTCTTCATGAGTTGTTCCATGTTTAACTCTTGAAGGATTATTAACATCTCAGATACCTTCTTTTCAAAGCCTTGGTTTTATGCTTCCATGTGTGCTGCATTCATGCATGGTTCGTGCCTTGACGTGATTGACAACCGAG is a genomic window containing:
- the LOC133737666 gene encoding uncharacterized protein LOC133737666 — protein: MNVLGDSLYDVYSSFKTAKELWESLDKKYESKVAKEGDIPATAKELWESLDKKYESKVASAKKFIIGRFLNFKMNDTNSVVKQVEELQIIVHELDDEGMGLNETFLVGSIIEKLPPSWKDFKIYLKHLTEDMNLDELILKLHVEEDHCKNEKYDMTFMEAKTNVVEGSTSKSKFPHNQKKKGKVAAKRAFTALKANTFKKKIQGGCLVCGKPGHRAKD
- the LOC133736227 gene encoding uncharacterized protein LOC133736227; this translates as MRQGTKMVFRTVLFFFFAILLVTTRVSADEFENEKAKKPKTPTPSVLHTLPLPVDKVYGDQKYLGSLINLLRQAAMQAAKQEAKEAAKEAGKEVGKDVMDTISGGDAHSP